From Anopheles funestus chromosome 3RL, idAnoFuneDA-416_04, whole genome shotgun sequence, a single genomic window includes:
- the LOC125767867 gene encoding uncharacterized protein LOC125767867 isoform X1, with the protein MAVVFTVNGIAYTGEFQYKLLIVYHLNIVSWIGNATEINVHTSLNTFIRNHAHLSGTKFMCLEGGCGACVVNMSGVHPVSGEIFSYAVNSCLFPVLACHGMDITTVEGIGDKQRGYHATQKILAHFNGTQCGYCSPGMVMNMYSLLETKKGKVTMEEIENSFGGNICRCTGYRPILDAFKALAVDADPKIKEKCQDIEDLTKICPKTGSACAGKCAAAGKINPNKGLHLSFDEQKEWHKVYNVSDIFAIFESIGDKPYTLIGGNTAHGVYRRSDAIQVFIDINSVQELRASSVGSSLTVGAGTSLTELMNLLSFAAKQKNSFSYFEHLIQHIDLIANVPVRNTGTIAGNLSIKNQHPEFPSDLYLILEAADATLTILESQGKTKTVRPSEFVTLDMKKKLLLNVILPPLDPSIYVYRSFKIMPRAQNSHAYVNGAFLVKLEGSNIVSSNICFGGIDPHFTHALKTEEFLKGKNLTTNETVQGALKILASELNPDWVLPDAAPEYRKNLALSLFYKFALNVSSVMNATVKTEYKSGGSMLSRGISSGLQQYDGAQREQQRSLVKKVPKIEGLYQTSGEAKYINDLPTFPRELYAAFVHGTVVHAEILSFDTKEALQIPGVVAFYTAKDIPGNNDFMPVKSEFSPNVEEIFCSGRIQYHGQAVGLVVANTFEIAQKAAQKVRINYSTVAEETILPTVKDVAKAKRHDRVINIDYGFTGKAYSESITDPSIHVSGMFESGGQYHYTMETQTCICLPLEDGMEVHSATHSITFTQIAIAQMLGVPENSLNVSVRRIGGGYGGKASRAVQIACACALACHLTKRPVRLIMTIESNMATVGKRYGVVSSYSTEVTNDGQILRLRNEFLHDAGCNTNEAPDYMQNYYGNCYIKDAWSVVSRTALTDSASNTWCRAPGSTEAFAMIETIIEHIAFITERDQLQVRFVNMPDDSEMRPLLQTFLVDTEYERRRLEIGQFNLENRWRKRGIAFVPMKYPVNYFGTLHALVSIYHTDGTVAITHGGIEMGQGINTRAAQVAAKIFGIPVEKIAIKPTNNLTAPNDFCTQASITSEAVAYSVLIACELLLKRIEPIRQQHPDVSWETLTQLCHRQGVDLCATAMYDGVKLPSYNVWALSCAEIELDVLTGNVLLRRVDILEDAGQTLNPEIEIGQIEGAFMMGVGLYLTEALIYDRNTGELLTNRSWNYRPPGARDIPVDFRIQLLQNTINPTGVQRSKATGEPAVNMAIVVLFALRNAINAARLDAGAPREWVPLGSPCTPDRILEHLGNTCNQYLLH; encoded by the exons ATGGCCGTAGTATTTACTGTGAATGGAATAGCATATACCGGTGAGTTTCAGTACAAATTATTGATTGTATATCATCTTAACATCGTATCTTGGATAGGTAATGCAACTGAAATCAATGTACATACTTCGTTGAACACCTTTATCCGGAACCATGCCCATCTCAGTGGAACCAAGTTCATGTGCCTCGAGGGAGGCTGTGGTGCTTGCGTGGTTAACATGAGCGGCGTACATCCGGTCTCTGGTGAGATCTTCTCGTATGCTGTTAACTCG TGTCTGTTTCCTGTGCTCGCATGCCATGGAATGGACATTACTACGGTCGAGGGAATCGGTGACAAGCAGCGCGGATATCACGCTACCCAAAAAATACTGGCTCACTTCAACGGTACCCAGTGCGGCTACTGTTCACCCGGCATGGTCATGAACATGTACAGCCTGCTGGAGACTAAGAAGGGAAAGGTCACCATGGAGGAGATCGAGAACTCGTTCGGAGGTAACATTTGCCGCTGTACTGGTTATCGGCCTATCCTGGACGCGTTCAAGGCTCTGGCCGTCGATGCCGACCCCAAGATCAAGGAAAAGTGTCAGGATATTGAGGATCTTACCAAGATTTGTCCCAAGACTGGTTCGGCGTGTGCTGGCAAGTGCGCCGCCGCTGGAAAAATCAATCCCAACAAGGGACTTCATCTGAGCTTCGATGAGCAGAAGGAATGGCATAAGGTTTACAATGTCAGTGATATCTTTGCCATCTTCGAGAGCATTGGCGACAAACCCTACACGCTAATTGGAGGTAATACTGCCCACGGAGTGTACCGTCGCAGTGATGCGATTCAAGTCTTTATCGACATCAACTCTGTCCAAGAGCTGCGGGCTAGCTCGGTAGGAAGTTCCTTAACCGTCGGAGCTGGAACTTCCTTGACTGAACTCATGAATCTGTTGTCCTTTGcggcgaagcaaaaaaacagcttcTCCTACTTCGAACACTTGATCCAACACATTGATTTGATTGCCAACGTGCCTGTTCGTAATACGGGAACGATCGCTGGTAACCTTAGCATCAAAAACCAACATCCAGAGTTCCCCTCCGATCTGTATCTTATCTTGGAGGCTGCCGACGCAACGTTGACCATTC TGGAGTCCCAAGGCAAAACGAAGACCGTCCGACCCTCTGAGTTCGTTACTCTGGATATGAAGAAAAAGCTGCTCCTCAACGTTATTCTTCCTCCGCTAGACCCATCCATCTACGTCTACCGTTCGTTCAAGATCATGCCTCGTGCCCAGAATTCACACGCCTACGTAAATGGTGCTTTCCTGGTCAAGCTGGAAGGATCGAATATCGTCTCGAGCAACATTTGCTTCGGTGGAATCGATCCTCACTTCACGCACGCGCTCAAAACGGAAGAATTCCTCAAGGGGAAAAATCTAACAACTAATGAAACCGTTCAAGGAGCGTTGAAGATCTTGGCAAGTGAGCTGAATCCCGACTGGGTACTTCCTGATGCTGCTCCAGAGTATCGGAAAAATTTGGCACTATCATTGTTCTACAAGTTCGCGCTAAACGTTTCTTCTGTCATGAATGCTACAGTGAAAACAGAATACAAATCCGGTGGATCTATGCTAAGTCGTGGTATTTCTTCTGGGCTTCAGCAATACGACGGTGCTCAGCGGGAGCAACAGCGGTCGTTGGTTAAAAAAGTACCCAAAATAGAAGGATTGTACCAAACTTCCGGTGAGGCTAAATACATCAATGATCTTCCAACTTTTCCAAGGGAACTATACGCTGCATTTGTACATGGTACAGTAGTTCACGCTGAAATACTTTCATTTGATACAAAGGAAGCCTTA CAAATTCCAGGAGTGGTCGCTTTCTACACAGCAAAGGATATCCCCGGTAACAACGATTTCATGCCTGTAAAATCAGAGTTCAGTCCCAATGTGGAAGAGATTTTCTGTAGTGGACGCATACAGTACCACGGGCAAGCCGTAGGATTGGTGGTCGCCAACACGTTTGAAATCGCTCAGAAAGCAGCACAAAAAGTCCGTATCAACTATTCTACCGTAGCAGAAGAAACAATCCTCCCGACAGTCAAAGATGTAGCTAAAGCGAAGCGTCATGATCGTGTGATAAATATCGATTACGGATTTACCGGAAAAGCATATAGTGAATCAATTACGGACCCTTCCATTCATGTTTCCGGAATGTTTGAGTCCGGTGGCCAGTATCACTACACGATGGAAACACAGACATGCATCTGTTTGCCACTAGAAGATGGAATGGAAGTACACAGTGCAACTCACTCAATAACGTTTACCCAAATTGCGATCGCCCAAATGCTCGGTGTTCCAGAAAACAGCCTTAATGTTTCTGTTCGTCGGATTGGTGGAGGATACGGTGGAAAGGCTTCACGTGCCGTTCAGATAGCTTGTGCTTGCGCACTTGCATGCCATCTAACGAAACGTCCAGTACGGTTGATAATGACGATTGAATCAAACATGGCCACCGTAGGCAAACGGTACGGAGTAGTTTCCAGCTATTCGACCGAAGTAACTAACGATGGACAAATTCTTCGTCTTCGTAACGAATTCCTGCACGATGCCGGATGCAATACGAATGAAGCACCTGATTATATGCAAAATTACTACGGAAATTGTTACATCAAAGATGCTTGGTCCGTGGTGTCCAGGACAGCACTAACCGATTCGGCCAGCAATACATGGTGTCGTGCACCCGGTTCCACCGAAGCATTTGCCATGATAGAAACAATTATCGAACACATTGCGTTCATAACGGAACGCGATCAACTTCAAGTGCGGTTTGTGAACATGCCAGACGATTCGGAAATGCGACCATTGCTGCAAACATTCCTTGTGGATACTGAGTACGAACGAAGACGGCTGGAAATTGGCCAGTTTAATTTAGAAAATCGCTGGCGAAAACGGGGCATAGCGTTTGTTCCAATGAAGTATCCCGTGAATTATTTTGGAACACTGCATGCACTCGTCTCGATCTATCACACCGACGGAACAGTTGCCATCACGCATGGTGGTATTGAGATGGGTCAGGGAATTAACACACGAGCTGCACAGGTTGCAGCGAAAATATTCGGCATTCCGGTAGAAAAGATTGCGatcaaaccaaccaacaaTCTAACAGCACCCAATGACTTTTGCACACAGGCCAGCATTACTAGTGAAGCCGTGGCATAC TCAGTGTTGATCGCATGTGAGTTACTACTAAAAAGGATTGAGCCGATAAGACAACAACATCCGGATGTCTCATGGGAGACGCTGACTCAGCTATGCCACCGCCAAGGAGTGGATCTCTGTGCTACAGCCATGTACGACGGTGTGAAACTCCCATCATACAACGTCTGGGCGTTAAGCTGCGCCGAAATCGAGCTAGACGTTCTTACCGGTAACGTACTGCTGCGTCGTGTCGATATCCTCGAGGATGCCGGACAAACTCTTAATCCCGAGATTGAAATCGGCCAAATAGAGGGCGCATTCATGATGGGTGTAGGACTATACCTTACGGAAGCACTCATTTACGATCGCAATACTGGTGAGCTGCTAACCAATCGCTCCTGGAACTATCGTCCACCGGGTGCAAGAGATATACCGGTTGATTTTCGGATTCAGTTGCTACAGAACACCATCAACCCTACTGGAGTGCAGCGTTCGAAAGCTACGGGAGAACCGGCAGTTAATATGGCTATAGTGGTACTGTTCGCATTGAGGAATGCCATCAATGCGGCTCGATTGGATGCCGGTGCACCCCGGGAATGGGTACCGTTGGGATCTCCCTGCACGCCAGATAGAATTCTTGAACATTTAGGCAACACATGTAATCAATATTTACTTCATTAG
- the LOC125767867 gene encoding xanthine dehydrogenase/oxidase-like isoform X6, which yields MEVIFSINAKPYQINSKSVPVDTSLNTFIRNHAHLSGTKFMCLEGGCGACVVNLSGVHPVSGEIFSYAVNSCLFPVLACHGMDITTVEGIGDKQRGYHATQKILAHFNGTQCGYCSPGMVMNMYSLLETKKGKVTMEEIENSFGGNICRCTGYRPILDAFKALAVDADPKIKEKCQDIEDLTKICPKTGSACAGKCAAAGKINPNKGLHLSFDEQKEWHKVYNVSDIFAIFESIGDKPYTLIGGNTAHGVYRRSDAIQVFIDINAVQELRASSVGSSLTVGAGTSLTELMNLLSFAAKQNNSFSYFEHLIQHIDLIANVPVRNTGTIAGNLSIKNQHPEFPSDLYLILEAADATLTILESQGKTKTVRPSEFVTLDMKKKLLLNVILPPLDPSIYVYRSFKIMPRAQNSHAYVNGAFLIKLEGSNIVSSNICFGGIDPHFTHALKTEEFLKGKNLLTNETVQGALKILASELNPDWVLPDAAPEYRKNLALSLFYKFALNIAPQLKVSVKNEYKSGGSVLERPLSSGTQSFDTIKENWPLTKNIPKIEGLLQTSGEAKYANDLPAFPNELYAAFVLGTESQTKIVNIDASEALKLPGVVAFYSAKDIPGANNFMYFKGFMGPHDEEIFCNEKLVYHGQPVGLVVAETFNLANRASKLVKVQYEKTSSTRYPTVKDVLRAKATDRISDMPYSTLGEGFEAAPEGAIKVKGCFEIGGQYHYTMETQTSVCIPIEDGMDVYSATQWIDFTQIAISKMLNVPENSLNLYVRRLGGGYGSKGTRATLIACAAALAAHKTQRPVRLVMTLEANMEAIGKRYGVISNYEVDVEKDGKITKLYNEYVHDFGSSMNESMGHCAEFFRNCYDNKAWKTVAKGAVTDSASNTWCRAPGTTEGIAMVETIMEHVAHATGLDPLDVRMANMPKDLKMHELMPQFRADVEYDVRKKEIEQFNRENRWKKRGIAITPMRYPLGYFGTIHALVSVYHTDGSVVITHGGIEMGQGMNTKVAQVAAYVLGIPMEKISIKPSANMTSPNAICTGGSMTSETVSFAVKKACEILLERMKPIRESMQDASWETIVENSYYKNVDLCATYMYKAEDLQAYIIWGLTCTEVEIDVLTGNVQLRRVDILEDTGESLSPGIDIGQVEGAFIMGVGYYLTEALIYDPQTGALLTNRTWTYKPPGAKDIPIDFRVRFLQKSSNATGVLRSKATGEPAMNMTISVLCALRNAVLAARTDAGLPNEWLQLGAPSTPDQVYLAAGNSVEQYLLN from the exons ATGGAGGTGATTTTCTCTATCAATGCGAAACCTTATCAAA TTAACTCGAAGAGTGTCCCGGTGGATACCTCTTTGAACACCTTTATCCGGAACCATGCCCATCTCAGTGGAACCAAGTTCATGTGCCTCGAGGGAGGCTGTGGTGCTTGCGTGGTTAACCTGAGCGGCGTACATCCGGTCTCTGGTGAGATCTTCTCGTATGCTGTTAACTCG TGTCTGTTTCCTGTGCTCGCATGCCATGGAATGGACATAACTACGGTCGAGGGAATTGGTGACAAGCAGCGCGGATATCACGCTACCCAAAAAATACTGGCTCACTTCAACGGCACCCAGTGCGGCTACTGTTCACCCGGCATGGTCATGAACATGTACAGCCTGCTGGAGACTAAGAAAGGAAAGGTCACCATGGAGGAGATCGAAAACTCGTTCGGAGGTAACATTTGCCGCTGTACTGGTTATCGGCCTATCCTGGACGCGTTCAAGGCTCTGGCCGTCGATGCTGACCCCAAGATCAAGGAAAAGTGTCAGGATATTGAGGATCTTACCAAGATTTGTCCCAAGACTGGTTCGGCGTGTGCTGGCAAGTGCGCCGCCGCTGGAAAAATCAATCCCAACAAGGGACTTCATCTGAGCTTCGATGAGCAGAAGGAATGGCATAAGGTTTACAATGTCAGTGATATCTTTGCCATCTTCGAGAGCATTGGCGACAAACCCTACACGCTCATTGGAGGTAATACTGCCCACGGAGTGTACCGTCGCAGTGATGCGATTCAAGTCTTTATCGACATCAACGCTGTCCAAGAGCTGCGGGCTAGCTCAGTAGGAAGTTCCTTAACCGTCGGAGCTGGAACTTCCTTGACTGAGCTCATGAATCTGCTGTCCTTTGCggcgaagcaaaacaacagctTCTCCTACTTCGAACACTTGATCCAACACATTGATTTGATTGCCAACGTGCCTGTTCGTAATACGGGAACGATCGCTGGTAACCTTAGCATCAAAAACCAACATCCAGAGTTCCCCTCCGATCTGTATCTTATCTTGGAGGCTGCCGACGCAACGTTGACCATTC TGGAGTCCCAAGGCAAAACGAAGACCGTCCGACCCTCTGAGTTCGTTACTCTGGATATGAAGAAAAAGCTGCTCCTCAACGTTATTCTTCCTCCGCTAGACCCATCCATCTACGTCTACCGTTCGTTCAAGATCATGCCTCGTGCCCAGAATTCACACGCCTACGTAAATGGTGCTTTCCTGATCAAGCTGGAAGGATCGAATATCGTCTCGAGCAACATTTGCTTCGGTGGAATCGATCCTCACTTCACGCACGCGCTCAAAACGGAAGAGTTCCTCAAGGGAAAAAATCTTCTAACTAATGAAACCGTTCAAGGAGCCCTGAAGATCTTGGCAAGTGAGCTGAATCCCGACTGGGTGCTTCCTGATGCTGCTCCAGAGTATCGGAAAAATCTGGCACTATCATTATTCTACAAGTTCGCTCTGAACATTGCACCTCAACTGAAGGTATCCGTTAAAAATGAATACAAATCTGGTGGATCAGTTCTCGAACGTCCACTCTCATCTGGAACACAATCATTCGACACCATCAAGGAAAATTGGCCGCTAACGAAGAACATTCCTAAAATTGAAGGATTGCTGCAAACCTCGGGAGAGGCTAAGTATGCAAATGATTTGCCAGCATTCCCGAATGAACTGTACGCGGCTTTCGTACTGGGAACAGAATCACAGACGAAGATTGTCAACATTGATGCTTCGGAAGCGTTG AAACTGCCTGGAGTTGTTGCCTTCTACTCGGCGAAGGATATCCCAGGAGCAAATAATTTCATGTACTTCAAAGGATTCATGGGTCCACACGATGAAGAAATCTTCTGCAATGAGAAGCTTGTCTATCATGGACAACCAGTTGGCCTTGTCGTCGCTGAGACCTTTAATCTAGCCAATCGTGCTAGCAAACTTGTGAAGGTACAGTACGAAAAAACTAGCTCAACACGCTACCCTACGGTGAAAGATGTGCTGCGTGCTAAAGCTACCGATCGGATAAGCGATATGCCGTACAGTACGTTGGGCGAAGGGTTCGAAGCTGCACCCGAAGGTGCGATCAAGGTGAAGGGATGCTTTGAAATCGGTGGCCAGTATCACTACACGATGGAAACACAAACTTCCGTTTGCATTCCGATCGAGGACGGTATGGACGTTTACTCCGCTACACAGTGGATCGATTTTACGCAGATTGCCATCTCCAAGATGCTGAATGTGCCCGAGAACAGTCTTAATCTATACGTGCGCCGCCTGGGCGGAGGTTACGGTAGCAAGGGCACCAGGGCCACTTTGATTGCTTGTGCGGCAGCTCTAGCAGCACACAAGACGCAACGTCCCGTGCGTCTTGTGATGACGCTCGAGGCTAACATGGAAGCCATTGGCAAGCGTTACGGTGTCATCTCCAACTACGAGGTAGATGTGGAAAAGGATGGCAAAATTACGAAGCTGTACAACGAGTACGTGCACGACTTTGGATCATCGATGAACGAGTCCATGGGCCACTGTGCGGAGTTCTTCCGGAACTGTTACGATAACAAGGCATGGAAGACGGTCGCCAAGGGTGCCGTTACGGACTCTGCTAGTAACACCTGGTGTCGAGCACCCGGCACAACGGAGGGTATTGCTATGGTGGAAACCATAATGGAGCATGTCGCTCACGCGACTGGACTAGATCCACTTGACGTGCGCATGGCCAACATGCCCAAGGATTTGAAGATGCATGAGCTGATGCCTCAATTCCGGGCCGATGTCGAGTACGATGTGCGCAAGAAGGAAATCGAACAGTTTAATCGTGAGAATCGCTGGAAAAAGCGCGGCATTGCCATCACACCGATGCGCTACCCGTTAGGTTACTTCGGTACGATCCATGCGCTTGTGTCGGTCTACCACACGGATGGTAGCGTAGTCATCACACACGGTGGCATTGAAATGGGTCAGGGTATGAATACGAAGGTCGCACAGGTCGCGGCCTATGTACTCGGAATCCCGATGGAAAAGATTAGTATTAAACCATCGGCCAATATGACGTCGCCGAACGCTATCTGTACCGGTGGAAGTATGACCAGCGAGACAGTGTCGTTT GCAGTGAAGAAGGCGTGTGAGATTTTGCTGGAACGCATGAAACCGATCCGTGAATCGATGCAGGACGCATCTTGGGAAACGATCGTGGAGAACAGCTACTACAAGAATGTGGATCTTTGTGCTACTTACATGTACAAGGCGGAAGATCTCCAGGCGTACATCATCTGGGGGTTGACCTGTACGGAGGTAGAAATTGATGTGCTAACCGGCAACGTACAGCTGCGCCGTGTTGATATCCTGGAGGATACGGGTGAAAGCTTGAGCCCCGGTATCGATATTGGTCAGGTCGAGGGTGCATTTATTATGGGCGTTGGTTACTATTTAACCGAGGCACTGATCTACGATCCCCAAACGGGTGCATTGTTGACGAACCGTACCTGGACGTACAAACCGCCAGGAGCGAAAGACATTCCGATCGATTTCCGGGTGCGCTTCCTGCAGAAAAGCTCCAATGCGACTGGAGTGCTACGTTCGAAGGCAACTGGTGAACCGGCCATGAACATGACCATTTCGGTATTGTGTGCTTTGCGTAACGCTGTTCTGGCCGCACGTACTGATGCTGGATTGCCGAATGAATGGCTTCAACTGGGTGCTCCATCTACACCAGATCAGGTGTATTTGGCAGCGGGTAATTCGGTAGAACAGTATTTGTTGAACTAA